A genomic segment from Bacillus cereus G9842 encodes:
- the rpsG gene encoding 30S ribosomal protein S7, producing the protein MPRKGPVAKRDVLPDPMYNSKLVTRLINKMMVDGKKGKSQTILYNAFDIVRERSDKEPMEVFEQALKNIMPVLEVRARRVGGANYQVPVEVRPERRTTLGLRWLVNYARLRGEKTMEERLAYEILDAANNAGASVKKREDTHKMAEANKAFAHYRW; encoded by the coding sequence ATGCCTCGTAAAGGACCTGTTGCGAAACGTGACGTGTTACCAGATCCAATGTACAATTCTAAGCTAGTAACACGCCTTATCAACAAAATGATGGTTGACGGTAAAAAAGGTAAATCTCAAACAATTCTTTATAACGCTTTCGATATCGTTCGTGAACGTTCAGATAAAGAACCAATGGAAGTATTCGAGCAAGCTCTTAAGAACATCATGCCTGTTCTTGAAGTACGCGCTCGTCGTGTTGGTGGTGCTAACTACCAAGTTCCAGTTGAGGTTCGTCCAGAACGCCGTACAACTTTAGGTCTTCGCTGGTTAGTAAACTATGCTCGTCTTCGTGGTGAAAAAACTATGGAAGAGCGTCTAGCTTACGAAATCTTAGATGCAGCTAACAACGCTGGTGCATCTGTTAAGAAACGTGAAGACACTCATAAAATGGCAGAAGCTAACAAAGCATTTGCTCATTACCGTTGGTAG